The following coding sequences lie in one Arachis hypogaea cultivar Tifrunner chromosome 9, arahy.Tifrunner.gnm2.J5K5, whole genome shotgun sequence genomic window:
- the LOC112711191 gene encoding uncharacterized protein: MRDPGKRPQIWNYPINQQDEIRRAYIKFGPYQFIMDEYPLSGLESHPRRFKAHWFKSFSWLEYSPEVDAAFCLPCYLFSRKSSPFTSGGFRNWKKVNNGKDCAFLSHVGKSLNSPHNIAVKSCKDLLNQLRHIDKVLAKQSSQQVLSNRLRLKASIDTVKWLTFQACAFRGHDESHESQNRGNFLEMLKLLASYNKEVDAVVLDNAPQNAIYTSPSIQKEILHVFARKVQNEIRNEIGNAKFCLIVDEARDESRREQMALVVRFVDKHGFVKERLIDVVHVKDTTSATLKQEICSALSHHNLNIQNVRGQGYDGASNMRGEWKGLQALIIQECPYAYYVHCFAHQLQLALVAAAKEVVDVHAFFQSLSNIINVVCSSCKRNDELRSAYATEISHLVATNQIETGRGANQIGTLKRSGDTSSGRFGY, encoded by the exons ATGCGTGATCCCGGAAAGCGTCCGCAAATTTGGAATTATCCTATCAATCAACAAGATGAAATCCGTAGAGCATACATAAAGTTTGGACCATATCAATTTATTATGGATGAGTACCCTCTTTCTGGTCTAGAAAGTCATCCTCGTCGTTTCAAAGCTCATTGGTTTAAGAGTTTTTCTTGGCTAGAATATTCGCCAGAAGTGGATGCTGCATTTTGTCTTCCATGCTATTTATTTTCTAGAAAATCAAGTCCATTCACATCAGGAGGATTTCGCAATtggaaaaaagtgaataatggaaaggATTGTGCATTTTTATCTCATGTGGGTAAATCTCTTAATTCTCCTCATAATATTGCTGTTAAGTCTTGTAAAGATTTGCTTAATCAATTACGTCACATTGACAAAGTATTGGCTAAGCAAAGCTCACAACAAGTTTTAAGCAATAGATTGCGTCTTAAAGCCTCTATTGATACTGTCAAATGGTTAACGTTTCAAGCTTGTGCTTTTAGGGGACATGACGAGAGTCATGAGTCTCAGAATCGAGGAAATTTTCttgaaatgttaaaattattagctTCTTACAATAAAGAAGTGGATGCAGTTGTTTTGGATAATGCTCCTCAAAATGCAATATACACATCACCTTCTATTCAAAAGGAAATTCTACATGTTTTTGCTAGAAAGGTGCAAAATGAAATTCGCAATGAGATTGGTAATGCAAAgttttgtttgattgttgatgaaGCTAGAGATGAATCTAGAAGAGAACAAATGGCACTTGTTGTTAGATTTGTTGATAAGCATGGATTTGTCAAAGAAAGGCTAATAGATGTTGTTCATGTCAAAGATACTACTTCTGCTACTCTAAAACAAGAGATTTGTTCTGCATTATCTCATCACAATCTCAACATTCAAAATGTTCGAGGTCAAGGGTATGACGGAGCTAGTAATATGCGTGGAGAGTGGAAAGGGTTACAAGCTTTAATTATTCAAGAATGTCCTTATGCATATTATGTTCATTGCTTTGCTCATCAATTACAGCTAGCTCTTGTTGCTGCGGCTAAAGAAGTTGTTGATGTTCATGCTTTTTTCCAAAGTTTGAGTAATATTATCAATGTTGTGTGCTCTTCTTGCAAACGCAATGATGAATTACGATCTGCTTATGCAACTGAAATTTCCCATTTAGTTGCAACTAATCAAATTGaaacaggaagaggagcaaaTCAAATTGGCACATTAAAAAGATCAGGAGATACCAG TTCTGGAAGATTTGGCTACTAA